Proteins found in one Streptomyces sp. NBC_00461 genomic segment:
- a CDS encoding DUF5682 family protein: protein MARGDGVTGAERGGSGAAGDGPLLLGVRHHGPGSARAVRAALDAARPRVVLVEGPPEADALIPLAAEEDMRPPVALLAHAVDEPGRSAFWPLAEFSPEWVAIRWALRHEVPARFIDLPATHTLAWGKGEGEELGKETGAGGEDDADSAADGGAGTDADVRVDPLAVLSEAAGHDDPERWWEDVVEHRGAGEGDAFAPFVVLEEAMAALREVYGSGGHDRDLVREAYMRLQVRAAQREFGDAVAVVCGAWHVPALREKTAVAADRALLKGLPKVKADMTWVPWTHRRLSRVSGYGAGIDSPGWYGHLFAAQDRPVERWMTKVAGLLREEDRIVSPAHVIEAVRLAETLAAMRGRPLPGLGETTDAVRAVMCEGSDVPLALVHDRLVVGDVLGEVPQAAPAVPLQRDLDRIQRRLRLKPEALERELELDLRKETDAGRSRLLHRLRLLGVGWGEPLASRGSTGTFRETWRLRWEPELSVRVAEAGVWGTTVLAAATAKAEADAVAAQALADVTGLAERCLLAELPAALPVVMQVLADRAALDTDVGHLAQALPALVRSLRYGDVRGTDTGALVGVAAGLAERIFVGLPPACAALDADAAEEMRRHVDAVHGAVGLLGEAPAPEHRDLRGRWHSVLRVLSVRDTVPGVVRGRAVRLLLDDGELGQDDAARLMGLVLSPGTPPGDAAAWIEGFVGGGSGGGMLLVHDERLLGLVDAWLTGVPAGAFTDVLPLLRRTFSVYEPGVRRTLGELVRRGPGERGSVTAAGSGIPGFAADLDLGRAEAVLPVVRLLLGIAEPGGPRGSEEHVDNDLAGVAV from the coding sequence ATGGCGAGGGGGGACGGTGTGACAGGGGCTGAGAGGGGCGGGAGCGGTGCTGCCGGGGACGGGCCGCTGTTGCTCGGCGTACGGCATCACGGGCCCGGCTCGGCACGCGCGGTGCGGGCGGCGCTGGACGCGGCCCGGCCCCGGGTCGTGCTCGTCGAAGGACCGCCCGAGGCCGACGCGTTGATCCCGCTGGCCGCCGAGGAGGACATGCGGCCGCCGGTCGCCCTCCTCGCCCACGCCGTGGACGAGCCCGGCCGGTCGGCCTTCTGGCCGCTCGCCGAGTTCTCCCCCGAGTGGGTCGCGATCCGGTGGGCCCTGCGGCACGAGGTCCCGGCACGCTTCATCGACCTGCCCGCCACGCACACGCTGGCCTGGGGGAAGGGCGAGGGAGAGGAGCTCGGAAAGGAAACGGGCGCCGGGGGCGAGGACGACGCCGATTCGGCCGCGGACGGCGGAGCCGGCACGGACGCCGACGTCCGAGTCGACCCGCTCGCCGTGCTCTCGGAAGCCGCCGGTCACGACGATCCCGAGCGGTGGTGGGAGGACGTCGTCGAGCACCGGGGAGCCGGCGAGGGGGACGCGTTCGCGCCGTTCGTCGTGCTCGAGGAGGCCATGGCGGCACTGCGCGAGGTGTACGGCAGCGGGGGGCATGACCGGGATCTCGTGCGGGAGGCGTACATGCGGCTCCAGGTGCGGGCCGCGCAGCGGGAGTTCGGGGACGCGGTGGCCGTCGTGTGCGGGGCCTGGCACGTGCCCGCGCTGCGGGAGAAGACGGCCGTCGCCGCGGACCGGGCGCTGCTCAAGGGACTGCCCAAGGTCAAGGCGGACATGACGTGGGTGCCATGGACGCACCGGAGGCTGTCGCGGGTCAGCGGATACGGGGCGGGGATCGACTCGCCGGGTTGGTACGGGCACCTGTTCGCCGCCCAGGACCGGCCGGTCGAGCGGTGGATGACCAAAGTGGCCGGACTGCTGCGCGAAGAGGACCGCATCGTGTCCCCGGCGCACGTCATCGAGGCGGTACGGCTGGCCGAGACGCTCGCCGCGATGCGGGGCCGCCCGTTGCCGGGACTCGGCGAGACGACCGACGCCGTGCGTGCGGTGATGTGCGAGGGCTCGGACGTGCCGCTGGCGCTGGTGCACGACCGGCTGGTCGTCGGGGATGTGCTGGGGGAGGTCCCGCAGGCCGCGCCCGCCGTGCCGCTGCAGCGGGACCTGGACCGGATCCAGCGCAGGCTGCGGCTCAAACCGGAGGCACTGGAGCGGGAGTTGGAGCTCGATCTGCGCAAGGAGACCGACGCCGGGCGCAGCAGGTTGCTGCACCGACTTCGGCTTCTGGGCGTCGGATGGGGCGAACCGCTGGCCTCGCGGGGGAGTACGGGCACGTTCCGGGAGACGTGGCGGCTGCGCTGGGAGCCGGAGCTGTCCGTGCGGGTGGCGGAGGCCGGTGTGTGGGGTACGACGGTGCTCGCCGCGGCGACGGCCAAGGCCGAGGCGGACGCCGTCGCCGCGCAGGCTCTGGCCGACGTCACCGGGCTCGCCGAGCGCTGCCTGCTGGCCGAACTCCCGGCAGCACTACCCGTGGTGATGCAGGTCCTCGCGGACCGGGCGGCCCTCGACACGGACGTCGGCCACCTCGCGCAGGCCCTGCCGGCCCTGGTCCGCTCCCTGCGGTACGGCGATGTGCGCGGCACGGACACCGGGGCGCTGGTGGGGGTCGCGGCGGGTCTCGCCGAGCGGATATTCGTCGGCCTGCCGCCGGCCTGTGCGGCCCTGGACGCGGATGCGGCCGAGGAGATGCGACGCCATGTGGACGCGGTGCACGGGGCGGTGGGGCTCCTGGGCGAGGCGCCCGCGCCCGAACACCGCGATCTGCGTGGCCGCTGGCACTCGGTCCTGCGCGTGCTGTCCGTCCGGGACACCGTGCCCGGTGTGGTCCGGGGACGGGCCGTGCGGTTGCTGCTGGACGACGGGGAGTTGGGGCAGGACGACGCGGCGCGGCTCATGGGGCTCGTGCTCTCACCGGGGACGCCGCCGGGGGATGCGGCCGCGTGGATCGAGGGCTTCGTCGGCGGAGGGTCCGGTGGCGGGATGCTCCTCGTCCACGACGAGCGGCTGCTCGGGCTGGTGGACGCCTGGCTGACCGGGGTGCCGGCGGGGGCGTTCACGGACGTACTGCCCCTGCTGCGGCGGACGTTCTCGGTGTATGAGCCGGGCGTGCGCAGGACGCTGGGCGAACTGGTCCGGCGTGGACCGGGGGAGCGGGGGAGTGTGACAGCCGCCGGCTCCGGCATACCCGGCTTCGCGGCCGACCTTGACCTCGGGCGCGCGGAGGCCGTGCTGCCGGTGGTCCGGCTGCTGCTCGGCATCGCGGAACCCGGTGGCCCGAGGGGATCGGAAGAGCACGTCGACAACGACCTTGCGGGGGTGGCGGTATGA
- a CDS encoding VWA domain-containing protein: protein MTTEAMDPARERLRRWRLVLGGDAADGTGCALSGRDAQMDGALAALYGRADKQGQTGRDRSAGLGASAPSVARWLGDIRTYFPSSVVQVMQRDAIDRLGLSTLLLEPEMLEAVEADVHLVGTLLSLNKAMPETTKETARAVVRKVVEDLEKRLAARTRATLTGALDRSARINRPRHHDIDWNRTIAANLKHYLPEYRTIVPERLIGYGRASQSTKKEVILCIDQSGSMAASVVYASVFGAVLASMRTISTRLVVFDTAVVDLTDQLDDPVDVLFGTQLGGGTDINRALAYCQSQITRPAETVVVLISDLYEGGIRNEMLKRVAAMKASGVQFVTLLALSDEGAPAYDREHAAALAALGAPAFACTPDLFPEVMAAAIEKRPLPIPDTA, encoded by the coding sequence ATGACCACCGAGGCGATGGATCCGGCGCGGGAGCGGCTGCGGCGCTGGCGGCTCGTGCTCGGGGGCGACGCGGCCGACGGCACGGGTTGCGCACTGTCGGGGCGGGACGCCCAGATGGACGGGGCGTTGGCCGCGCTGTACGGAAGGGCGGACAAGCAGGGACAGACAGGGCGGGACCGTTCGGCGGGGCTCGGGGCGTCGGCGCCGTCCGTGGCCCGCTGGCTCGGGGACATCCGGACGTACTTCCCCTCCTCCGTCGTCCAGGTCATGCAGCGTGATGCCATCGACCGGCTCGGGCTGTCCACGCTGCTGCTGGAGCCGGAGATGCTGGAGGCGGTGGAGGCCGACGTACACCTCGTCGGCACCCTGCTCTCCCTCAACAAGGCCATGCCCGAGACGACGAAGGAGACGGCACGGGCCGTCGTGCGCAAGGTCGTCGAGGACCTGGAGAAGCGGCTTGCCGCACGCACTCGGGCCACCCTCACCGGCGCCCTCGACCGCAGTGCCCGGATCAACCGGCCGCGCCACCACGACATCGACTGGAACCGCACCATCGCGGCCAACCTCAAGCACTACCTGCCCGAGTACCGAACGATCGTGCCCGAGCGGCTCATCGGGTACGGACGGGCGTCCCAGTCCACGAAGAAGGAGGTCATCCTCTGTATCGACCAGTCGGGATCCATGGCGGCATCGGTCGTGTACGCATCGGTGTTCGGAGCGGTGCTCGCCTCGATGCGGACGATCTCCACGCGACTCGTCGTCTTCGACACGGCGGTCGTCGACCTCACCGACCAGCTCGACGACCCGGTGGACGTGCTGTTCGGCACACAGCTGGGCGGCGGTACGGACATCAACCGGGCGCTCGCCTACTGCCAGTCGCAGATCACCCGGCCCGCGGAGACGGTGGTCGTGCTCATCAGCGATCTCTACGAGGGCGGGATACGGAACGAGATGCTCAAGCGGGTCGCCGCGATGAAAGCGTCGGGAGTGCAGTTCGTGACGTTGCTCGCGCTCTCGGACGAAGGGGCGCCCGCCTACGACCGGGAGCACGCGGCCGCGCTCGCCGCGCTGGGGGCACCGGCGTTCGCCTGCACACCCGATCTCTTCCCGGAGGTGATGGCGGCGGCGATCGAGAAGCGGCCGCTGCCGATACCGGACACGGCATGA
- the sucC gene encoding ADP-forming succinate--CoA ligase subunit beta yields MDLFEYQARDLFAKHDVPVLAGEVIDTPEAARAATERLGGKSVVKAQVKVGGRGKAGGVKLAATTDEAVEHATNILGMDIKGHTVHKVMIAETAPEILEEYYVSFLLDRANRTFLSIASVEGGMEIEEVAETRPEAVAKTPIDANVGVTPEVARQIVEAANFPAEVADKVANVLVTLWKTFVEEDALLVEVNPLAKVASGDVIALDGKVSLDENAEFRQPEHEALQDKDSANPLEAAAKEKNLNYVKLDGEVGIIGNGAGLVMSTLDVVAYAGEAHGGVKPANFLDIGGGASAAVMANGLEIILGDPDVKSVFVNVFGGITACDEVANGIVQALQLLADKGEEVTKPLVVRLDGNNAELGRKILSDANHPLVQRVDTMDGAADKAAELAAAK; encoded by the coding sequence GTGGACCTGTTCGAGTACCAGGCGAGGGACCTCTTCGCCAAGCACGATGTACCGGTGCTGGCCGGTGAAGTCATCGACACGCCTGAGGCGGCCCGCGCAGCCACCGAGCGCCTCGGTGGCAAGTCTGTCGTCAAGGCCCAGGTGAAGGTCGGCGGCCGCGGCAAGGCCGGTGGCGTGAAGCTCGCCGCCACCACCGACGAGGCGGTCGAGCACGCGACCAACATCCTCGGCATGGACATCAAGGGCCACACGGTCCACAAGGTGATGATCGCCGAGACGGCCCCGGAGATCCTGGAGGAGTACTACGTCTCCTTCCTCCTCGACCGTGCCAACCGCACCTTCCTCTCCATCGCGTCCGTCGAGGGCGGCATGGAGATCGAGGAGGTGGCGGAGACCCGCCCCGAGGCCGTCGCCAAGACGCCGATCGACGCCAACGTGGGTGTGACCCCCGAGGTCGCCCGCCAGATCGTCGAGGCCGCGAACTTCCCGGCCGAGGTCGCCGACAAGGTCGCGAACGTCCTGGTCACCCTGTGGAAGACCTTCGTCGAGGAGGACGCTCTCCTCGTCGAGGTCAACCCGCTGGCCAAGGTCGCCTCCGGCGACGTCATCGCCCTGGACGGCAAGGTCTCCCTGGACGAGAACGCCGAGTTCCGTCAGCCGGAGCACGAGGCCCTCCAGGACAAGGACTCCGCGAACCCGCTGGAGGCCGCCGCCAAGGAGAAGAACCTCAACTACGTCAAGCTCGACGGCGAGGTCGGCATCATCGGCAACGGCGCGGGTCTCGTCATGAGCACCCTGGACGTCGTCGCGTACGCCGGTGAGGCGCACGGTGGCGTCAAGCCCGCCAACTTCCTCGACATCGGCGGCGGCGCCTCCGCGGCCGTCATGGCGAACGGCCTGGAGATCATCCTTGGCGACCCGGACGTCAAGTCCGTGTTCGTCAACGTCTTCGGCGGCATCACCGCGTGCGACGAGGTCGCCAACGGCATCGTGCAGGCGCTGCAGCTGCTCGCGGACAAGGGCGAGGAAGTCACCAAGCCCCTCGTCGTCCGTCTGGACGGCAACAACGCCGAGCTGGGTCGCAAGATCCTCTCCGACGCCAACCACCCGCTGGTGCAGCGCGTGGACACCATGGACGGCGCGGCCGACAAGGCCGCCGAGCTCGCGGCTGCGAAGTAA
- the sucD gene encoding succinate--CoA ligase subunit alpha, whose translation MAIFLTKDSKVIVQGMTGSTGMKHTKLMLADGTNIVGGVNPRKAGTTVDVDGTEIPVFGTVAEAIEKTGANVSVLFVPPAFARAAVVEAIDAEIPLAVVITEGIAVHDSAAFYAYAGSQGNKTRIIGPNCPGLITPGQSNAGIIPGDITKPGRIGLVSKSGTLTYQMMYELRDIGFSSAVGIGGDPIIGTTHIDALAAFEADPDTDLIVMIGEIGGDAEERAAAFIKENVSKPVVGYVAGFTAPEGKTMGHAGAIVSGSSGTAAAKKEALEAAGVKVGKTPTETAKLAREILAG comes from the coding sequence ATGGCTATCTTCCTCACCAAGGACAGCAAGGTCATCGTCCAGGGCATGACCGGCTCCACGGGCATGAAGCACACCAAGCTCATGCTGGCCGACGGCACGAACATCGTCGGTGGCGTCAACCCGCGCAAGGCGGGCACCACGGTCGACGTCGACGGCACCGAGATCCCGGTCTTCGGCACGGTCGCCGAGGCGATCGAGAAGACGGGCGCGAACGTATCCGTCCTCTTCGTGCCGCCGGCCTTCGCCAGGGCCGCCGTGGTCGAGGCGATCGACGCCGAGATCCCCCTCGCCGTCGTCATCACCGAGGGCATCGCGGTCCACGACTCGGCCGCGTTCTACGCGTACGCCGGTTCCCAGGGCAACAAGACCCGGATCATCGGCCCGAACTGCCCCGGTCTCATCACGCCGGGCCAGTCGAACGCCGGCATCATCCCGGGCGACATCACCAAGCCCGGCCGCATCGGCCTGGTCTCGAAGTCCGGCACGCTGACGTACCAGATGATGTACGAGCTGCGTGACATCGGCTTCTCCTCCGCCGTCGGCATCGGTGGTGACCCGATCATCGGCACCACGCACATCGACGCGCTCGCCGCGTTCGAGGCCGACCCCGACACCGACCTGATCGTCATGATCGGTGAGATCGGTGGCGACGCCGAGGAGCGGGCCGCGGCCTTCATCAAGGAGAACGTGTCGAAGCCGGTCGTCGGCTACGTCGCGGGCTTCACCGCGCCCGAGGGCAAGACCATGGGCCACGCCGGCGCCATCGTCTCCGGCTCCTCCGGCACGGCCGCCGCCAAGAAGGAGGCCCTCGAGGCCGCCGGCGTCAAGGTCGGCAAGACGCCGACCGAGACGGCGAAGCTGGCTCGCGAGATCCTCGCCGGCTGA
- a CDS encoding helix-turn-helix domain-containing protein yields the protein MTPNPASPLPPPTERRRLREAASLTQDQVAKRLGVPGRAVASWEGGRTTPRGRKRRAYAALLAELSRTGPEVTVGTASPEKQPTAADPTPAAAPLTPAQAFDALYAFCAPALARQAYLLTGRRELARESVERAFQLAWQRWPEVAVDRDPAGWVRATAYEYALSPWHRFRPRYRHPEPPPPDTADRALLDVLLKLPSPHRRALLLYDGVGLDLPETAAEAEASTPATAGRLLHAREVIAARLPELADPAVLHRRLTEVASTELLRAGRPPAVRTSGERRARFWTRAAIAFTVALIGTTALTVRTAPTHYEPPVAPGAQVQGVPPRVAQGALSEAQAQLRTKLRTATAHGPERLVPLMD from the coding sequence GTGACGCCGAACCCCGCGAGCCCGCTGCCGCCGCCCACGGAACGCCGACGCCTGCGCGAGGCGGCCTCGCTGACGCAGGATCAGGTCGCCAAGCGGCTCGGTGTCCCCGGCAGGGCCGTGGCCTCCTGGGAGGGCGGACGCACGACACCCCGCGGCCGCAAGCGCCGGGCCTACGCGGCGCTCCTGGCCGAACTCTCCCGGACCGGCCCCGAGGTGACGGTGGGGACGGCGAGTCCGGAGAAGCAGCCGACGGCGGCCGATCCCACGCCGGCCGCCGCTCCCCTGACTCCCGCTCAGGCCTTCGACGCGCTGTACGCCTTCTGCGCCCCTGCCCTCGCACGGCAGGCCTACCTGCTCACCGGGCGGCGCGAGCTGGCCCGCGAGTCGGTCGAGCGGGCCTTCCAACTCGCCTGGCAGCGCTGGCCCGAGGTGGCCGTCGACCGGGACCCGGCGGGGTGGGTGCGGGCGACGGCGTACGAGTACGCGCTCTCCCCCTGGCACCGCTTCCGCCCCCGCTACCGGCACCCCGAGCCGCCGCCCCCCGACACGGCCGACCGCGCGCTGCTGGACGTACTCCTGAAACTCCCGTCGCCACACCGCCGGGCGCTGCTGCTGTACGACGGTGTCGGCCTCGATCTGCCGGAGACCGCGGCCGAGGCGGAGGCGAGCACACCGGCGACGGCCGGCCGGCTGCTGCACGCGCGCGAGGTGATCGCCGCGCGCCTGCCGGAACTCGCCGACCCGGCCGTGCTCCATCGCCGCCTGACCGAGGTGGCCTCCACGGAGCTGCTGCGCGCGGGCAGACCCCCGGCGGTGCGGACGAGCGGCGAACGCAGGGCACGCTTCTGGACACGGGCCGCCATCGCCTTCACCGTGGCCCTGATCGGGACGACGGCACTCACCGTGCGAACGGCCCCGACGCACTACGAGCCTCCGGTCGCTCCGGGCGCGCAGGTGCAGGGAGTTCCACCGCGGGTGGCCCAGGGGGCGCTGTCGGAGGCACAGGCGCAGCTGCGGACGAAGCTGCGAACGGCGACGGCGCACGGGCCGGAACGGCTCGTACCGCTGATGGATTGA
- a CDS encoding cell division protein PerM, with protein MAGVTQMTARRPPLSSLPARMRDRSPGLGAGLVGGVLAAGLGLGSLAVLVVVLWISSPYPDSGPGAALHVAAALWLLAHGAELVRTDTLSGAPVPVGITPLLLLALPVWLVHRAARDAVDGGGEDEPLGSGRAAWVGVVLGYLGVGTAAALYASGGQLRPSWERTAGCPLLVVMAAAGAGVWTAYGHPREAVVGLLKLLPPGMRRWALRSAGLRRWFPRSDTRARLAVAARAAGAGTAALVGGGAVLLAVSLVWHGEAARATFLQLTEGWSGRFAVLVLCLLLVPNAAVWGAAYALGPGFVLGAGHVVGPLSAAPEPLLPAFPLLAAVPEAGTGTWLNWLAGVAPLTAALTVGWFVGRADHPAAGRTAALAALFCAAGTAVLAGLAGGRLGVHALARFGPVWWATGGAAFVWTAAVAIPTALGLRAWRCRKRKVAEESGRQKTGEPKSGEPKIGEPKIGESRSVESRSVESMSREAKSAEPKSAELKSAESKSAKSKEPQAVGSKVAGPRIGEPGSQTPKGRGRGRVRRAVVSIGAWFGIGKGPGREAQEVAPAGTGKSTVPYDQGDVYGPLPDRDKAMYAPYDFLPVKPLPEPSTPWRDDVTREARWAALKSASDLPRTPDVPDAPPAADVPDEPTTPDGPAMPDAPTAQ; from the coding sequence ATGGCGGGCGTGACCCAGATGACCGCTCGCCGACCTCCCCTGTCGTCCCTGCCGGCCCGGATGCGCGACCGCTCGCCCGGCCTCGGCGCCGGCCTCGTGGGCGGTGTGCTGGCCGCCGGGCTGGGGCTCGGGTCGCTCGCCGTTCTCGTGGTGGTGCTGTGGATCAGCTCGCCGTATCCCGACAGCGGGCCCGGGGCGGCGCTGCACGTCGCCGCGGCGCTCTGGCTGCTGGCGCACGGCGCCGAACTGGTCCGCACCGACACGCTCTCCGGTGCCCCCGTGCCGGTGGGGATCACACCGCTGCTGCTGCTCGCCCTGCCGGTGTGGCTGGTGCACCGGGCGGCGCGGGACGCGGTGGACGGCGGCGGGGAGGACGAACCGCTCGGGTCCGGTCGTGCGGCCTGGGTGGGTGTCGTCCTCGGCTATCTCGGCGTCGGCACGGCCGCCGCCCTGTACGCGTCCGGCGGACAACTGCGGCCGTCGTGGGAGCGGACCGCGGGGTGCCCGCTGCTGGTCGTGATGGCCGCGGCCGGAGCGGGGGTGTGGACGGCGTACGGGCACCCGCGTGAGGCGGTCGTCGGCCTCCTGAAGCTGCTGCCGCCAGGGATGCGGCGCTGGGCCCTGCGGTCGGCGGGGCTACGGCGCTGGTTCCCGCGGTCGGACACCCGCGCGCGCTTGGCTGTCGCGGCGCGGGCCGCGGGTGCGGGCACGGCGGCGCTCGTAGGGGGCGGGGCGGTACTGCTGGCGGTCTCACTGGTGTGGCACGGCGAGGCGGCGCGAGCAACCTTCCTGCAGCTCACGGAGGGCTGGTCGGGCCGTTTCGCCGTCCTGGTCCTGTGCCTCTTGCTGGTGCCGAACGCGGCAGTGTGGGGGGCGGCCTACGCCCTCGGACCGGGGTTCGTGCTGGGCGCGGGGCATGTGGTGGGGCCGCTGTCGGCGGCGCCGGAACCCCTGCTGCCGGCGTTTCCGCTCCTGGCCGCGGTACCGGAGGCGGGGACCGGAACGTGGCTGAACTGGCTCGCGGGAGTCGCTCCGCTGACGGCCGCGCTGACCGTCGGCTGGTTCGTGGGCCGGGCGGACCACCCCGCCGCCGGGCGGACCGCCGCACTGGCGGCCCTGTTCTGCGCGGCCGGCACGGCCGTTCTCGCGGGGCTGGCGGGCGGACGACTCGGAGTGCACGCGCTCGCCCGGTTCGGGCCGGTGTGGTGGGCGACGGGCGGTGCGGCGTTCGTATGGACGGCGGCCGTGGCGATTCCGACGGCACTGGGCCTACGGGCCTGGCGGTGCCGCAAGCGGAAGGTGGCCGAGGAGAGCGGGCGGCAGAAGACCGGGGAGCCGAAGTCCGGGGAGCCGAAGATCGGGGAGCCGAAGATCGGGGAGTCGAGAAGCGTGGAGTCGAGAAGCGTGGAGTCGATGAGCAGGGAAGCGAAGAGTGCGGAGCCGAAGAGTGCGGAGCTGAAGAGCGCAGAGTCGAAGAGCGCAAAGTCGAAGGAGCCGCAGGCCGTGGGGTCAAAGGTCGCGGGGCCGAGGATCGGGGAGCCGGGATCGCAGACGCCGAAGGGCAGGGGCAGGGGCCGGGTCCGACGGGCGGTGGTCTCGATCGGAGCGTGGTTCGGGATCGGGAAGGGCCCGGGCCGGGAGGCGCAGGAGGTGGCGCCGGCGGGGACGGGCAAGTCGACCGTGCCCTACGACCAGGGCGATGTGTACGGCCCGCTGCCCGACCGGGACAAGGCCATGTACGCGCCGTACGACTTCCTGCCCGTCAAACCGCTCCCCGAGCCGTCGACCCCATGGCGCGACGACGTCACCCGCGAGGCCCGCTGGGCGGCACTGAAGAGCGCCTCCGACCTGCCCCGGACACCGGACGTGCCGGATGCACCGCCCGCTGCGGACGTACCGGACGAACCGACAACGCCCGACGGACCCGCAATGCCCGACGCACCGACCGCACAGTGA
- the purN gene encoding phosphoribosylglycinamide formyltransferase gives MAAKPVVKRLVVLVSGSGTNLQALLDEIAAHGTEAYGAEIVAVGADREGIEGLARAERAGLPTFVRKVKDHDSREEWDAALAESVAAYEPDLVVSAGFMKIVGKEFLARFGGRFVNTHPALLPSFPGAHGVRDALAYGAKVTGCTVHFVDDGVDTGPIIAQGVVEIRDEDDESALHERIKEVERRLLVEVVGRLARNGHRIEGRKVVIQ, from the coding sequence GTGGCCGCCAAGCCCGTGGTCAAGCGCCTCGTCGTGCTGGTTTCCGGATCCGGAACCAATCTGCAGGCGCTCCTCGACGAGATCGCGGCCCACGGCACCGAGGCCTACGGCGCCGAGATCGTGGCCGTCGGCGCCGACCGCGAGGGCATCGAGGGGCTCGCGCGCGCGGAGCGTGCGGGACTGCCGACCTTCGTGCGGAAGGTCAAGGACCACGACTCCCGCGAGGAGTGGGACGCGGCGCTGGCCGAATCCGTCGCGGCGTACGAGCCCGACCTCGTCGTCTCCGCCGGCTTCATGAAGATCGTGGGGAAGGAGTTCCTCGCGCGCTTCGGCGGGCGGTTCGTGAACACCCACCCCGCTCTGCTGCCCAGTTTCCCGGGAGCCCACGGTGTGCGTGACGCGCTCGCGTACGGCGCCAAGGTCACCGGCTGCACCGTCCACTTCGTCGACGACGGCGTCGACACCGGACCGATCATCGCCCAGGGCGTGGTCGAGATCCGGGACGAGGACGACGAGAGCGCTCTGCACGAGCGCATCAAGGAAGTCGAGCGAAGGCTGCTCGTCGAGGTCGTGGGGCGGCTCGCCCGCAACGGCCACCGCATTGAGGGACGAAAGGTAGTTATCCAGTGA